One window of Cucurbita pepo subsp. pepo cultivar mu-cu-16 chromosome LG19, ASM280686v2, whole genome shotgun sequence genomic DNA carries:
- the LOC111781633 gene encoding uncharacterized protein LOC111781633 — MAKEFEMNDLGLLTYYLGIEVDQRKDCIMRKQSTYAKKLLQQFKMIECNPTKYPMEAKSQLEKDAEGNLVNSTKYRHVIGSLRYLTNTRPDLSYVFKIMSGYMEKATMMHIKRLNTLFAM; from the coding sequence ATGGcgaaagaatttgagatgaatGATCTTGGGTTACTCACGTACTACCTCGGTATTGAAGTGGACCAAAGGAAAGATTGCATCATGCGAAAGCAATCGACCTATGCTAAGAAGTTATTGCAGCAATTTAAGATGATAGAGTGCAACCCAACCAAGTATCCCATGGAAGCAAAGTCACAACTCGAGAAAGATGCTGAAGGAAACTTGGTGAATTCCACCAAGTATAGGCATGTCATCGGAAGTCTAAGGTACTTGACAAATACTCGTCCAGACCTTTCatatgttttcaaaataatgaGTGGGTACATGGAAAAGGCCACTATGATGCACATCAAGCGGTTAAACACATTGTTCGCTATGTGA